The Microbacterium paraoxydans genome includes a window with the following:
- a CDS encoding PadR family transcriptional regulator, giving the protein MSVRQSLLAILDQGPCYGYQLRHEFDRRTGSTWPLNVGQIYNTLERLERDGLVQRGEADDHGHVYWRITPAGSAEAARWLTTPVLRAPATREELAVKLAVAATLPGVDAAAILRSQRDASRQRLEDLRRTPSPGLAAGSPEDLAWSLVLDSLVCAAEAELRWLDQAEARLAQHPHPEMALELTTERPKRGRPAKAAPSPVVGGDPVALPA; this is encoded by the coding sequence ATGTCCGTACGCCAGAGCCTGCTCGCCATCCTCGACCAGGGCCCCTGCTACGGCTACCAGCTCCGCCACGAGTTCGACCGCCGGACCGGATCGACCTGGCCGCTCAACGTCGGCCAGATCTACAACACCCTGGAGCGGCTCGAGCGGGATGGGCTGGTCCAGCGCGGGGAGGCCGACGACCACGGTCACGTGTACTGGCGCATCACGCCCGCGGGCTCGGCCGAGGCGGCACGCTGGCTCACCACCCCCGTGCTCCGCGCTCCCGCGACGCGCGAGGAGCTCGCCGTGAAGCTCGCCGTCGCGGCCACGCTGCCCGGAGTCGATGCCGCCGCCATCCTCCGCAGCCAGCGGGACGCCTCGCGGCAGCGGCTCGAGGACCTGCGGCGCACGCCCTCCCCCGGCCTCGCCGCCGGCAGCCCCGAGGATCTCGCGTGGTCGCTCGTCCTCGACTCGCTCGTCTGCGCCGCGGAGGCCGAGCTCCGGTGGCTCGACCAGGCGGAGGCCCGACTCGCGCAACACCCCCATCCCGAGATGGCCCTGGAGCTGACCACCGAACGCCCCAAGCGAGGACGCCCCGCGAAGGCGGCGCCCTCCCCCGTCGTCGGCGGCGATCCCGTCGCCCTCCCCGCCTGA
- the secA gene encoding preprotein translocase subunit SecA has protein sequence MANPLEKLLRAGEGRIIRRLNQVVKAVNALEEDISQLTDDELRNETAELRARYEKGETLDQLMPEAFAAVREAAKRTLGMRAYDVQIMGGAALHLGNIAEMKTGEGKTLVATFPAYLNAIAGKGVHVITVNDFLASYQAELMGRVYRALGMTTGIIVSGQTPAVRREQYAADITYGTNNEFGFDYLRDNMAWRKEDLVQREHFFAIVDEVDSILIDEARTPLIISGPSSGEANRWFAEFAKIARTLVAGEDYEVDEKKRTVGVLEPGIEKVEDYLGIDNLYESANTPLISFLNNSIKALALFKKDTDYVVMNDEVMIVDEHTGRILVGRRYNEGIHQAIEAKEGVPVKAENQTLATVTLQNYFRLYDKLAGMTGTAETEAAEFMSTYKLGVIPIPTNKPMIRKDQPDLVYKNEAAKFAQVVEDIAERHASGQPVLVGTTSVEKSEYLSRLLAKKGVKHEVLNAKNHAREAEIVARAGRLGAVTVATNMAGRGTDIMLGGNAEFLAVQELKAKGLDPVETPEEYEVAWDETYETMKKVVEEEAEKVIEAGGLYVLGTERHESRRIDNQLRGRSGRQGDPGESRFYLSLTDDLMRLFQSGAAEAILARTNFPDDVPIESGLVSRAIRSAQSQVEARNAEMRKNVLKYDDVLNRQREAIYADRRHILQGDDIADRVQHFIEDAISGVVKDHTGEGHNESWDFDALWTELKTLYPVSVTIDEVVSEAAGRKGGITAEGLTRELLSDAKIAYEKREESLGEAATRELERRVVLQVLDRRWRDHLYEMDYLKDGIGLRAMAQRDPLIEYQREGYAMFQSMMGQIKEESVGYLYNLEVEVRRAGDAETAEVEAKGLATDGGEQRLEYSAANDAGEVEVRNDRGQVQQAATDRMRQAAARAQAPQQAEPEEAPRGAFGQRTEPAAPAAGNREQRRAQSKKKK, from the coding sequence GTGGCGAATCCTCTTGAGAAGCTGCTGCGCGCAGGTGAGGGGCGGATCATCCGCCGTCTGAACCAGGTGGTGAAGGCGGTGAACGCCCTCGAGGAGGACATCTCCCAGCTCACGGACGACGAGCTGCGCAACGAGACCGCCGAGCTGCGCGCCCGCTACGAGAAGGGTGAGACGCTCGACCAGCTCATGCCCGAGGCCTTCGCCGCGGTGCGCGAGGCCGCCAAGCGCACGCTCGGCATGCGCGCCTACGACGTGCAGATCATGGGTGGCGCCGCCCTCCACCTCGGGAACATCGCCGAGATGAAGACCGGTGAGGGCAAGACGCTCGTCGCCACCTTCCCCGCCTATCTGAACGCCATCGCGGGCAAGGGCGTGCACGTCATCACCGTGAACGACTTCCTCGCGAGCTACCAGGCGGAGCTGATGGGCCGCGTCTACCGCGCCCTCGGCATGACGACGGGCATCATCGTCTCCGGCCAGACACCCGCCGTGCGCCGGGAGCAGTACGCGGCCGACATCACCTACGGCACGAACAACGAGTTCGGCTTCGACTACCTCCGCGACAACATGGCCTGGCGCAAGGAGGACCTCGTCCAGCGCGAGCACTTCTTCGCGATCGTCGACGAGGTGGACTCCATCCTCATCGACGAGGCCCGCACGCCGCTCATCATCTCCGGGCCGTCCTCGGGCGAGGCGAACCGCTGGTTCGCGGAGTTCGCCAAGATCGCGCGCACGCTCGTCGCCGGCGAGGACTACGAGGTCGACGAGAAGAAGCGCACCGTCGGCGTCCTGGAGCCGGGCATCGAGAAGGTCGAGGACTACCTCGGCATCGACAACCTCTACGAGTCCGCCAACACGCCGCTCATCTCGTTCCTGAACAACTCGATCAAGGCGCTCGCGCTGTTCAAGAAGGACACCGACTACGTCGTCATGAACGACGAGGTCATGATCGTCGACGAGCACACCGGACGCATCCTCGTCGGACGCCGTTACAACGAGGGCATCCACCAGGCGATCGAGGCGAAGGAGGGGGTGCCGGTCAAGGCCGAGAACCAGACCCTCGCCACCGTCACTCTGCAGAACTACTTCCGCCTCTACGACAAGCTCGCCGGCATGACCGGTACGGCCGAGACCGAGGCCGCCGAGTTCATGTCGACGTACAAGCTCGGCGTCATCCCGATCCCCACCAACAAGCCGATGATCCGCAAGGACCAGCCGGACCTGGTGTACAAGAACGAGGCGGCGAAGTTCGCGCAGGTCGTGGAGGACATCGCCGAGCGCCACGCGAGCGGGCAGCCGGTGCTGGTCGGCACCACCAGCGTCGAGAAGAGCGAGTACCTGTCGCGCCTGCTCGCCAAGAAGGGCGTCAAGCACGAGGTCCTGAACGCGAAGAACCACGCCCGTGAGGCGGAGATCGTCGCCCGCGCCGGCCGCCTCGGCGCCGTGACGGTCGCGACGAACATGGCCGGCCGAGGCACCGACATCATGCTCGGCGGAAACGCCGAGTTCCTGGCGGTGCAGGAGCTGAAAGCGAAGGGACTCGACCCGGTGGAGACGCCGGAGGAGTACGAGGTCGCGTGGGACGAGACCTACGAGACCATGAAGAAGGTCGTCGAGGAGGAGGCCGAGAAGGTCATCGAGGCCGGTGGCCTCTACGTGCTCGGCACCGAGCGCCACGAGTCGCGCCGCATCGACAACCAGCTGCGCGGTCGGTCCGGTCGTCAGGGCGACCCCGGCGAGAGCCGCTTCTACCTGAGCCTCACCGACGACCTCATGCGGCTGTTCCAGTCCGGCGCCGCCGAGGCGATCCTCGCCCGCACGAACTTCCCCGACGACGTGCCGATCGAGTCGGGTCTCGTGTCCCGGGCGATCCGCAGCGCCCAGTCGCAGGTCGAGGCCCGCAACGCCGAGATGCGCAAGAACGTCCTCAAGTACGACGACGTCCTCAACCGTCAGCGCGAGGCGATCTACGCCGACCGCCGCCACATCCTCCAGGGCGACGACATCGCCGATCGGGTGCAGCACTTCATCGAGGACGCGATCAGCGGCGTCGTGAAGGACCACACCGGCGAGGGCCACAACGAGAGCTGGGACTTCGACGCCCTCTGGACCGAGCTGAAGACGCTGTACCCGGTGAGCGTCACGATCGACGAGGTCGTGTCGGAGGCCGCAGGACGCAAGGGCGGCATCACCGCCGAGGGCCTGACGCGTGAGCTGCTGTCGGACGCGAAGATCGCCTACGAGAAGCGCGAGGAGTCGCTGGGCGAGGCCGCGACCCGGGAGCTCGAGCGTCGCGTCGTCCTGCAGGTGCTCGACCGCCGCTGGCGCGACCACCTGTACGAGATGGACTACCTCAAGGACGGCATCGGCCTCCGGGCGATGGCGCAGCGCGATCCGCTCATCGAGTACCAGCGCGAGGGTTACGCGATGTTCCAGTCGATGATGGGCCAGATCAAGGAGGAGTCGGTCGGCTACCTCTACAACCTCGAGGTCGAGGTCCGTCGCGCCGGCGACGCCGAGACGGCGGAGGTCGAGGCCAAGGGGCTCGCCACCGACGGTGGAGAGCAGCGCCTGGAGTACTCGGCGGCGAACGACGCCGGCGAGGTCGAGGTCCGCAACGACCGCGGGCAGGTCCAGCAGGCCGCGACCGACCGGATGCGCCAGGCCGCGGCCCGGGCGCAGGCTCCGCAGCAGGCCGAGCCGGAGGAGGCCCCGCGCGGCGCCTTCGGCCAGCGCACGGAGCCGGCCGCCCCGGCGGCGGGCAACCGCGAGCAGCGGCGCGCGCAGAGCAAGAAGAAGAAGTAG